From Leptospira yasudae:
CTCCGATCACTTCGTCCAAAAACGCAAAGTCGTTGGTTTCATCCTTGGCAGGTTCGTATTGGATTTCCTGGGTTTGAAAGTCTTCCGCAAAAATTCGATTTTCAAGTTCTTTCAGAAAGATGAAATTTTCTTTTACGTTTTCTCCTTTGAGAGACGCTTCGGATTCGTTTTCAAACTGCATATAAAATGAGGGACTCATCTTCCAATAGATCGCGAGCGCCGTGCCTAAATCGCAGATCGAACTTTCCGCGACCCATCGAACGAATTGCATCCCGCCCTCCCAATCGTATTTGAGCAAAGCATAATGAAGTT
This genomic window contains:
- a CDS encoding DUF4274 domain-containing protein → MKHLPISLDRLAFIEAYFSSSAFGPIRRKNFEELKNPFELHYALLKYDWEGGMQFVRWVAESSICDLGTALAIYWKMSPSFYMQFENESEASLKGENVKENFIFLKELENRIFAEDFQTQEIQYEPAKDETNDFAFLDEVIGGKWKVAERLKKPSKGRTFPQFESYEEIYTTEEFRSFFQKYEQEERSAYFTETSYA